In Geminocystis sp. NIES-3709, a single genomic region encodes these proteins:
- a CDS encoding vWA domain-containing protein, giving the protein MTKNCDQITIGETLSNNQKLGLELVSKLRSGRDVVFAVDLTESVSLDAQGKLRLKQIVQDSLHKGDRVYIVPFSSQVNPTNLNTNPISLSSSIVFKNPKEDIDKIIEQIPLQANINEKNTDIQQAEHFIYRNLANINQQRLCDSQPIKFQSVVWLTDAPLKTEAGITSDVWVETPANSPYRNSTSKESLDRVHWLNNLPINLRSLNIDNYQLSVADIKPTVQEFCTPAPGGKETCLVNSYIASQLWLPSTILSVIIISLLGGGIFVIRYYLSLQESWKLEILFPNDEDKITRYLKNKSSLSIGEDIECKGGEIRGYLKREGNKIFIEPTQILPIMYKGKELKQKQLIKDNIIRLNLPYNDQEFEITIKRT; this is encoded by the coding sequence GTGACTAAGAATTGTGATCAAATTACAATCGGTGAGACATTATCTAATAATCAAAAGTTAGGTTTAGAGTTAGTATCTAAACTTAGGAGTGGTAGAGATGTGGTTTTTGCCGTTGATTTAACTGAGAGTGTTAGTCTTGATGCTCAAGGAAAACTTAGGCTTAAACAAATTGTACAAGATAGTTTACATAAGGGGGATCGAGTTTATATTGTACCCTTTTCTTCCCAAGTTAACCCGACTAATCTGAATACTAACCCTATTAGTCTATCAAGTTCGATCGTCTTTAAGAATCCGAAAGAAGATATTGATAAAATTATTGAGCAAATTCCCTTACAAGCAAATATCAACGAGAAAAACACCGATATTCAACAAGCAGAGCATTTTATTTACCGAAATTTAGCTAATATTAATCAACAACGTCTCTGTGATAGTCAACCGATTAAGTTTCAATCCGTCGTATGGTTAACGGATGCCCCTTTAAAAACCGAAGCAGGTATCACCTCCGATGTCTGGGTAGAAACTCCCGCTAATAGCCCTTATCGCAATTCTACATCAAAGGAAAGTCTCGATCGAGTCCATTGGTTAAATAATTTACCTATCAACTTACGCAGTCTCAATATCGATAATTATCAACTCAGTGTAGCGGATATTAAACCTACTGTACAAGAATTTTGCACTCCTGCACCCGGAGGAAAAGAAACTTGTCTGGTAAATAGTTATATTGCTAGTCAATTGTGGCTACCCTCGACTATTTTATCGGTAATTATTATTAGCTTATTGGGTGGTGGAATTTTTGTTATTAGATACTATTTAAGTTTACAAGAATCATGGAAATTAGAAATATTATTCCCTAATGATGAAGATAAAATAACTCGCTATTTAAAAAATAAAAGTAGTCTTTCGATCGGGGAGGATATAGAATGTAAAGGTGGAGAAATTAGGGGTTATTTAAAAAGAGAAGGAAATAAAATTTTTATTGAGCCGACTCAAATTTTACCTATTATGTATAAAGGAAAAGAATTAAAACAAAAACAGTTAATCAAAGATAATATTATTAGGCTTAATTTACCTTATAACGATCAAGAGTTTGAGATTACAATAAAACGAACCTAA
- a CDS encoding tubulin-like doman-containing protein has translation MPNNQATETKTLNIKRTICIGLGGTGRDILMQIRRLIVDRYGKLNELPVVSFVHIDTDKGASQVTGLKTGDTYHGENILFKPSETVTATMNKQEIDDLTKGLERRSEYERQSPYDHIGSWFPKQTLKDVKSIENGAGAIRPVGRLAFFHNYTKIQSSIDTAENTTVGHGQKLLTKNIVVESGTNIIIVGSLCGGTGSGTFIDMAYSLRQKYGYEIDSEITGYLIIAPELYGNTPSVKANTYAALKELNYYTAQGTTFNANYDPVNLFSVTENRPPFDFVYLVGNRTNSGHKIVKKEKLCQVIAHKIFADFAEEISGNIKGHRDNVKKYFSVYDEHPRPNAQRYLTFGLSKIYFPRDLTIAICLNKVKIKLINFWLYGEGQSPDSAELLDKFLLNWQSQNETNPNIFKAKLEAITVENDKTFKQVLKNWLNRNQGEIENCKNADDRQRFIDKMRSELKSQFKKVQFGETENIRGVWLTQLQKNSLKLEKQFSQDIIDYLAKLLEPANPHFALDNSRGWLEAILTKLNEYVNELEEEKQKTSAFVTIENIEKKWQDSCQRFEDIETDKKGLLGFGGKSNNTKNKEFQETANQSIQEINKLIKRNFDLTLTEESLKIVTNLRYLVQQLKTQASNFYNLLQDLETFYNRKGEDLSHIDDDEINGEAVFEADDNDQYYQTLLPDRERRNLLVEVSHKINESATLPPSLLYFFTAERVIDNKELTQTIDRNIEAKFGDKTFDLTESVVNRFVQKYPFSDGQIRLKQIIDEADVLLPLNSNAPYFVNDADKTKQIIGFKQTDDRENQQFRDLITKGIGINSDVIIPLQTKNEIVIIKEFAGFPLRIVNGLRELREQYDRQKRLYDGYNLHNDSQVFFLDIIPPEGREMELLQDNFYTCLAFGKIQKTGDNKNYYLELEDKLRGEFYQVEISSIWEESLETITQNDTIKNYLIDTVKNIEEEVKENPNSFQEIYYPNLIKFVDELEKLTEYDINYNQKKLVLGERPDRTSLGKDGILKRIYDRFVKIVNNAQQRQNVKEKQQLLAQKINEKQKLLTAENNINNVKNKEVLEVDIIADTGDNSIQITEEIDKEFITRWEGVNIVQLMQWYEKGMLNDDEFEKAKKIIGGL, from the coding sequence ATGCCCAACAATCAAGCTACGGAGACAAAAACCCTAAATATTAAACGTACTATCTGTATCGGCTTAGGGGGTACTGGTAGAGATATTTTAATGCAAATTCGGCGTTTAATCGTCGATCGATATGGTAAACTGAATGAGTTACCCGTAGTCAGTTTCGTGCATATAGACACCGATAAAGGCGCATCCCAAGTCACAGGATTAAAGACAGGTGACACCTATCATGGCGAGAATATCTTGTTTAAACCCTCCGAAACCGTCACTGCTACCATGAATAAGCAGGAAATCGATGATTTAACCAAAGGATTAGAAAGGAGAAGCGAATATGAAAGACAATCACCCTATGATCATATCGGTTCATGGTTTCCTAAGCAAACATTAAAGGATGTTAAATCTATTGAAAACGGTGCCGGGGCAATTCGCCCTGTAGGCAGACTTGCTTTCTTTCATAATTACACTAAAATTCAAAGCTCGATCGACACTGCCGAAAATACAACAGTAGGACATGGTCAAAAATTACTCACTAAAAATATTGTAGTCGAATCTGGTACTAATATTATCATCGTAGGTTCACTATGCGGAGGCACAGGAAGTGGTACTTTTATTGATATGGCATACAGTTTAAGGCAGAAATATGGCTATGAAATCGATAGTGAAATTACTGGTTATTTGATTATCGCCCCCGAATTATATGGAAACACTCCCAGCGTCAAAGCTAATACTTATGCGGCCTTAAAAGAATTAAATTATTATACCGCTCAAGGCACAACATTTAATGCTAATTATGATCCAGTAAATTTATTTTCTGTTACGGAAAATCGTCCTCCTTTTGATTTTGTTTATTTAGTAGGAAATCGCACTAATAGCGGACATAAAATAGTCAAAAAAGAAAAATTATGCCAAGTAATTGCTCATAAAATATTTGCTGATTTTGCTGAAGAAATCTCTGGAAATATTAAAGGACATCGAGATAATGTTAAAAAATATTTTAGCGTTTATGACGAACATCCTCGCCCAAATGCCCAAAGATACTTAACTTTTGGCTTATCAAAAATTTATTTTCCTCGTGATTTAACTATTGCTATCTGTTTAAATAAAGTCAAAATTAAACTAATTAATTTCTGGCTATATGGTGAAGGGCAAAGCCCAGATTCAGCCGAATTATTAGATAAATTTTTATTAAATTGGCAGTCACAAAATGAAACTAACCCGAATATTTTTAAAGCCAAATTAGAAGCTATTACCGTAGAAAATGATAAGACTTTTAAACAAGTATTAAAGAATTGGCTAAATAGAAATCAAGGGGAAATAGAAAACTGTAAAAATGCAGATGATAGACAAAGATTTATCGATAAAATGCGTAGTGAATTAAAAAGTCAATTTAAAAAAGTACAATTTGGAGAAACAGAAAATATTAGAGGAGTATGGTTAACTCAATTACAAAAAAATAGCCTTAAACTAGAAAAACAATTCAGTCAAGATATTATAGACTATTTAGCTAAGTTACTCGAACCTGCTAACCCTCATTTTGCTTTAGATAATAGTCGAGGTTGGTTAGAAGCAATCTTAACGAAATTAAATGAATATGTTAATGAATTAGAAGAAGAAAAACAGAAAACCTCCGCTTTTGTAACTATCGAAAATATCGAGAAAAAATGGCAAGATTCTTGTCAAAGATTCGAGGATATTGAAACTGATAAAAAAGGTTTATTAGGCTTTGGTGGTAAATCTAATAACACCAAAAATAAGGAATTTCAAGAAACGGCAAATCAAAGTATCCAAGAGATTAATAAACTAATTAAACGAAACTTTGATTTAACTTTAACAGAAGAATCACTCAAGATAGTAACTAATTTAAGATACTTAGTGCAACAGTTAAAAACTCAAGCCAGTAACTTTTATAATCTTCTTCAAGATTTAGAGACATTTTATAATAGAAAAGGAGAAGATTTAAGTCACATTGATGATGATGAAATTAACGGAGAAGCAGTATTTGAAGCGGATGATAATGATCAATATTATCAAACTTTGTTGCCCGATCGAGAAAGAAGAAATTTATTAGTAGAAGTGAGTCATAAAATTAATGAAAGTGCTACTTTACCTCCTTCTTTACTCTACTTTTTTACAGCAGAAAGAGTTATTGATAACAAAGAATTAACTCAAACCATTGATAGAAATATTGAAGCAAAATTCGGTGATAAAACCTTCGATTTAACAGAGTCAGTGGTTAATCGTTTTGTGCAGAAATATCCGTTTTCCGATGGGCAAATTCGTTTAAAGCAAATCATCGATGAAGCTGATGTTTTATTACCTTTAAATAGTAATGCACCCTATTTTGTTAATGATGCTGATAAAACTAAACAAATTATCGGTTTTAAACAAACTGACGACAGAGAAAATCAACAATTTAGAGACTTAATTACTAAAGGAATTGGCATTAATTCAGATGTAATTATTCCCTTGCAAACTAAAAATGAAATAGTTATTATCAAAGAATTTGCCGGTTTTCCTCTGCGCATTGTTAACGGATTAAGAGAATTAAGAGAACAATACGATCGACAAAAACGACTCTATGACGGTTATAATTTACATAATGATTCTCAAGTTTTCTTCCTAGATATTATCCCCCCAGAAGGGCGAGAGATGGAATTATTGCAGGATAATTTTTATACTTGTTTAGCCTTTGGCAAAATTCAAAAAACTGGTGATAATAAGAATTACTATTTAGAATTAGAAGATAAGTTAAGAGGTGAATTTTATCAAGTGGAAATTAGTAGTATTTGGGAAGAAAGTTTAGAAACCATTACCCAAAATGATACTATCAAAAATTATTTAATAGATACGGTAAAAAATATTGAGGAAGAAGTAAAAGAAAATCCTAACTCATTTCAAGAAATTTATTATCCGAATCTCATAAAATTTGTCGATGAATTGGAAAAATTGACAGAATATGACATTAATTATAATCAGAAAAAATTGGTTTTAGGTGAAAGACCCGATCGAACTTCTTTAGGTAAAGATGGTATCTTAAAAAGAATATACGATCGATTTGTGAAAATTGTCAATAATGCACAACAGAGACAAAATGTCAAAGAAAAACAGCAATTATTGGCACAAAAAATCAACGAAAAACAAAAACTATTAACTGCAGAAAATAATATAAATAATGTCAAAAATAAAGAAGTTTTAGAAGTAGATATTATTGCCGATACTGGGGATAATTCTATTCAAATAACAGAAGAAATTGATAAAGAATTTATCACAAGATGGGAAGGAGTAAATATAGTTCAATTAATGCAATGGTATGAAAAAGGAATGTTAAATGACGATGAATTTGAAAAAGCAAAAAAAATTATTGGAGGTTTATAG
- a CDS encoding OmpA family protein translates to MRTLRSRSRNTTENQELDVFPSFTDLMSNAFMIMSLLLLLALFQSLELNRRLQSATPIIIDEKSGNFKFKSGSAELNLYFKEYLNKQIIPQIEQIIQERDIDFIQVIGHTDGQVLGLTGNLDQNLEKTAQNQLKVNQLNAGSNADLALMRALAVVQELQLNQDLKNVKFRAYSAAQLYLPSGELAPLNRQADETRRRIEIRFIPPGKNN, encoded by the coding sequence ATGAGAACCCTTCGATCGAGATCAAGAAACACCACTGAAAATCAAGAATTAGATGTCTTTCCTTCGTTTACAGATTTGATGTCTAATGCCTTTATGATTATGAGTTTATTATTATTATTAGCCTTATTTCAATCTTTAGAATTAAATCGTAGATTGCAGTCAGCTACACCTATTATAATTGATGAAAAATCAGGGAATTTTAAGTTTAAATCAGGAAGTGCTGAGTTAAATTTATATTTTAAAGAATACTTAAATAAGCAAATTATTCCTCAAATAGAACAAATTATTCAAGAAAGAGATATAGATTTTATTCAAGTGATTGGACATACAGACGGACAAGTTTTAGGCTTAACAGGAAACCTAGATCAAAACTTAGAAAAAACAGCACAAAATCAACTAAAAGTCAACCAATTAAATGCTGGTTCAAACGCAGATTTAGCTTTAATGAGAGCCTTAGCTGTAGTGCAAGAATTGCAATTAAATCAAGACTTAAAAAATGTTAAGTTTAGAGCTTATTCGGCGGCTCAATTATACTTACCATCAGGAGAATTAGCCCCTTTAAATCGTCAAGCAGATGAAACCAGAAGACGTATAGAAATTCGTTTTATTCCTCCAGGTAAAAATAATTAA
- a CDS encoding transposase has translation MGEILGYFDNQTSQGTVEGINQKIKLIKRRAYAMTNFDNFQGRILLNWAVS, from the coding sequence ATAGGGGAAATATTAGGTTATTTTGATAATCAAACAAGTCAAGGTACTGTAGAAGGAATTAATCAAAAAATTAAGCTAATTAAGAGAAGAGCTTATGCCATGACAAATTTTGATAATTTTCAGGGAAGGATCTTATTAAACTGGGCTGTATCTTGA
- a CDS encoding Ig-like domain-containing protein, with protein MTSTNTVQLIRDDLEYRPPYQNINPENFNLEQLILAGAIIREIDDGRPRNPAEFSIDPNQFDKYPFNRPAFDNARFDLRNIKYLFPTVPPKFIDDNGDLDRTRITIQQVAITSRTITNSSDTPIEQTIQTSFTAEEQRAYTQTYGWKVGANVGLTGKVPVPKIAGSEIGGSVGLDFSYSSEVTDNKEEKTSRTEQYTKNFQIPPRKTYRIIAISETGHFQTKFEPVMITGNIAITKETAERWRDTGQKVAEFFSGGLHIPSNARTLATNITKNYTIGDIAFNLDRHTRLDLTLQKFRPQTDWSYGADALFIPGRSATEYYDNPNLRLKVSTDEGLKMQAATRFTTGIRSRKVVDTWAGSLKYDGMADGKLNSPLAYFDSGLHVKIISFSNVDERIIDLQSGILGDDGFFFLPNVEPDVLEDGTEVMLGMEGTSEDDLMRGDQEDNYFAGENGNDSIEAETGNDLIFGGNGNDSLYGGDGNDLIQGDDGDDLIQGDDGNDNLYGAEGNNVVEGGDGDDFIRGGDDDDILDGQGENDVIEGVEGNDFINGGDGDDILDGGAGNDSIYGDEGNDYITVTEGNNYLDGGTGDDVILAGSGNDTILGGEGNDLIDGGNGDDVLMGVSGENILRGGEGNDTIYGGSGKDEIYGGAGNDVIVLQNVWSGFDRFLGGGEGFDTIRLVNPSSTVWDLTEDTFIRENIEQIDLSESNIQLKLGVPNILNSVGFVGADNSLERITGNELSNVTLYGSQWQKSENSIDIGDQTFFSYLHPSISESLLIESEINVNFENTEPVAFDDIALYSQGESINVLENDGDVDIDTLSVQEVTNGQYGTVSINDDGTIRYTANDDFNFDRADSFTYTVSDGIDTSTATVNMYLKAPEEPEISSIYRFRNNDGGYLYTGIEERQVVLENFPNFTEEGIAFSMVMEYEDYLNPIYRFQNLNHLGSYLYVGEQERDSILQNYPNFREEGIAFYTFDSVANVSESIYRFQNADLPGTYIYVGSEERENILENYPNFREEGIAFQSLPFSSL; from the coding sequence ATGACTTCTACAAATACAGTTCAGTTGATTCGAGATGACTTAGAATATAGACCTCCTTATCAAAATATTAATCCCGAAAACTTTAACCTTGAACAATTAATCTTAGCAGGGGCAATCATTAGAGAAATAGACGATGGGCGCCCTCGTAATCCCGCAGAATTTTCGATCGATCCCAATCAGTTTGATAAGTATCCTTTTAATCGTCCCGCTTTTGATAATGCCAGATTTGATTTAAGAAATATTAAATATTTATTTCCCACCGTTCCTCCTAAATTTATTGACGATAATGGTGATTTAGATCGTACGAGAATCACGATTCAACAAGTAGCAATTACATCTCGTACCATTACCAACTCCTCTGATACCCCCATAGAACAAACAATTCAGACCAGTTTTACTGCTGAAGAGCAAAGAGCTTACACTCAAACCTACGGCTGGAAAGTAGGAGCGAACGTAGGATTAACGGGTAAAGTTCCCGTTCCCAAAATTGCAGGTTCTGAAATCGGTGGTAGTGTGGGTTTAGACTTTTCCTATTCTTCAGAAGTTACGGATAACAAAGAGGAAAAAACATCTCGAACCGAACAATATACTAAAAATTTTCAGATTCCTCCCAGAAAAACATACAGAATTATAGCTATATCGGAAACTGGACATTTTCAAACCAAATTTGAACCAGTAATGATAACGGGTAATATCGCCATCACGAAAGAAACTGCCGAACGATGGAGAGATACTGGGCAAAAGGTAGCAGAGTTTTTTTCTGGGGGGTTACATATTCCTTCCAATGCGAGGACATTAGCAACAAACATAACGAAAAACTATACCATAGGTGATATTGCTTTTAATCTCGATCGTCATACTAGATTAGACTTGACCTTACAAAAGTTTAGACCCCAAACTGATTGGAGCTATGGTGCTGATGCCTTATTTATTCCTGGTCGTAGTGCAACTGAATATTATGATAATCCCAATTTGAGATTGAAAGTCAGCACTGATGAAGGTCTGAAAATGCAAGCCGCAACAAGGTTTACCACTGGTATCAGAAGCAGAAAAGTGGTAGATACTTGGGCAGGATCGCTAAAATATGACGGTATGGCTGATGGAAAACTAAATAGTCCCTTGGCTTATTTTGATTCTGGTTTACACGTCAAGATTATCTCTTTTTCCAATGTGGATGAAAGAATTATTGATCTTCAGAGTGGTATTTTGGGAGATGACGGATTTTTTTTCCTTCCTAATGTTGAACCGGATGTTTTGGAAGATGGTACGGAAGTTATGCTTGGTATGGAGGGAACTTCTGAGGATGATCTCATGAGAGGGGATCAAGAAGACAATTATTTCGCAGGGGAAAATGGAAATGACTCGATCGAAGCAGAAACAGGGAATGATCTAATTTTTGGTGGCAATGGCAATGATAGTCTATATGGCGGAGATGGAAATGATTTGATTCAAGGTGATGATGGAGATGATTTGATTCAAGGTGATGATGGAAATGATAATTTATATGGTGCAGAAGGCAATAATGTTGTAGAAGGTGGAGACGGTGATGATTTTATCAGGGGAGGCGATGATGATGACATACTTGATGGACAAGGAGAAAATGATGTTATAGAAGGGGTAGAGGGGAATGATTTTATCAATGGTGGCGATGGAGACGACATACTTGATGGAGGCGCTGGAAATGATAGTATCTACGGAGATGAAGGCAACGATTATATTACGGTTACGGAGGGTAATAATTACCTTGATGGCGGTACAGGAGATGATGTTATCCTTGCTGGAAGTGGCAATGATACAATTTTAGGCGGTGAAGGGAATGATTTAATTGATGGTGGTAACGGTGATGATGTTTTAATGGGTGTGAGTGGAGAAAATATATTAAGAGGAGGAGAGGGAAATGATACTATTTATGGTGGTTCTGGAAAAGATGAAATTTATGGTGGTGCAGGAAATGATGTTATTGTACTGCAAAATGTCTGGAGTGGCTTCGATCGTTTTCTTGGTGGTGGAGAAGGTTTTGACACAATCCGTCTTGTTAATCCGTCATCAACAGTATGGGATTTAACAGAAGATACCTTTATTCGAGAAAATATAGAGCAGATTGACTTATCCGAAAGTAATATTCAACTTAAATTAGGTGTGCCGAATATACTCAATTCCGTTGGTTTTGTGGGAGCAGACAATTCCCTTGAAAGAATTACCGGTAACGAGCTATCCAATGTTACTCTCTATGGAAGTCAATGGCAAAAATCAGAAAATTCGATCGACATCGGTGATCAAACATTCTTTTCTTACTTGCATCCTTCTATCAGCGAGTCTTTGTTGATTGAATCGGAAATAAATGTAAACTTTGAAAATACTGAGCCTGTTGCTTTTGACGATATAGCTTTGTACTCTCAAGGAGAGTCTATTAATGTCTTAGAAAATGACGGAGATGTTGATATTGATACTCTCTCGGTGCAGGAAGTCACTAACGGTCAATATGGTACTGTTAGTATTAATGACGATGGTACGATTCGCTATACTGCCAATGATGATTTCAATTTCGATCGAGCGGATAGTTTTACTTACACTGTCAGCGATGGTATCGATACCTCTACTGCAACGGTGAATATGTATCTGAAAGCTCCAGAAGAACCGGAAATTTCATCTATTTATCGTTTCCGTAATAATGATGGTGGTTATCTATATACTGGTATAGAAGAAAGACAAGTAGTATTGGAAAATTTCCCCAATTTTACGGAGGAGGGAATTGCCTTTTCCATGGTGATGGAATATGAGGATTATTTGAATCCAATTTACCGTTTTCAAAACTTAAACCACCTAGGAAGTTATCTTTATGTAGGGGAGCAAGAAAGAGATAGTATATTACAAAACTATCCGAACTTCAGAGAGGAAGGAATTGCTTTTTATACCTTTGATAGTGTTGCTAATGTTTCTGAAAGTATTTATCGTTTCCAAAATGCAGATTTACCCGGTACTTATATTTATGTAGGTAGCGAAGAAAGGGAAAATATTTTAGAAAACTATCCGAACTTCAGAGAGGAAGGAATTGCTTTTCAATCTTTACCTTTCAGTAGTTTATAG
- a CDS encoding reverse transcriptase domain-containing protein has translation MLLLFCLSTDIEKCFDRISHKAILNNLIAPQCVKQGIQRCLIAGVNPEFPEQGTPQGGVVSPLLANIALDGIESIHPSVRYADDMVFFLKPNDNAELILGKVEDFLAERGMRVSQEKTKVTTTQNGFDFLGWTFIVQRNNGKFRCYPSKDNYKAVKKKIKEVVNNSNYGAKEKAKRLAPIVRGWKNYHKHCKMDGYNLFQTERRTWKVFNKETKLNRYQTDKLIKQAFPDVSYSENKFVMVAGDKSPYNGDTVYWSKRNSKMYDGTTAKILDKQHHSCGHCGLKFINEERVHLHHIDRNHQNWKHSNLIAVHESCHDYIHMNKRESSPN, from the coding sequence TTGTTGTTATTGTTTTGTCTAAGTACCGATATAGAAAAATGCTTCGATAGAATTAGTCACAAAGCTATTCTAAATAACCTAATTGCACCTCAATGTGTAAAACAAGGCATCCAAAGATGTTTAATTGCAGGAGTGAACCCTGAGTTCCCAGAACAAGGAACACCACAAGGAGGCGTGGTTAGCCCCCTTCTAGCTAACATAGCGTTGGATGGTATTGAGTCGATACATCCGTCTGTAAGGTATGCAGATGATATGGTGTTCTTTCTCAAACCTAATGATAACGCAGAATTGATACTTGGTAAAGTTGAGGATTTTTTAGCTGAAAGAGGAATGCGAGTAAGCCAAGAAAAGACGAAGGTTACAACCACTCAGAACGGATTTGATTTCTTAGGCTGGACTTTTATAGTCCAAAGGAACAATGGCAAATTTAGATGTTACCCATCAAAGGATAATTATAAAGCTGTCAAGAAGAAAATCAAAGAAGTAGTCAACAACTCGAATTATGGTGCAAAAGAAAAAGCTAAGAGATTAGCTCCTATTGTCAGAGGTTGGAAAAACTACCATAAGCACTGCAAAATGGATGGATACAATTTGTTCCAAACAGAACGCAGAACGTGGAAAGTCTTTAACAAGGAAACTAAACTAAACCGTTACCAAACGGACAAGTTAATAAAACAGGCATTCCCTGACGTTTCTTACTCTGAGAACAAATTTGTCATGGTAGCAGGTGATAAGTCTCCATACAATGGTGATACCGTTTACTGGTCTAAAAGAAACAGCAAAATGTACGATGGAACGACAGCCAAAATACTAGACAAACAACACCATTCATGTGGACATTGCGGATTGAAATTCATCAATGAGGAAAGAGTACACCTCCACCACATTGACAGAAATCATCAAAACTGGAAACATAGCAATCTGATAGCTGTGCATGAAAGTTGCCACGACTACATCCACATGAACAAAAGGGAATCAAGCCCTAATTAA